Proteins from a single region of Nomia melanderi isolate GNS246 chromosome 11, iyNomMela1, whole genome shotgun sequence:
- the LOC116432211 gene encoding putative serine hydrolase, which translates to MSIGSQNTTSIDNINGQKTRSVEEITIPVPWGHVSGRLWGSMDQQPIIALHGWQDNCGSFDNLVPLLSDEISILCLDMPGHGLSSHYPKSQYYYVYWDGIILLRRIVKHFKWNKIKLLGHSLGGIIAFLYASSFPNEVEFIISIDIAGPNVRSVTKSAALTGAVVDKFLIYETHDNENVPSYTYEDVLNIVEDAYKGSVTKESAMVLMKRGVRPSYDPDRYCFSRDTRLKIAGLGVPDGIDLALAYAARIECAYLNIRASNGLKYDNPNAYHQILDQIKVGSKRFEYHEVEGTHHVHLNNPERIAPIINKFLST; encoded by the exons ATGAGTATTGGAAGTCAAAATACTACCTCTATTGATAATATAAATGGACAGAAAACACGGA GTGTAGAAGAAATTACGATTCCTGTACCATGGGGTCATGTGAGCG gaCGATTATGGGGGTCAATGGATCAACAACCGATAATAGCATTACATGGATGGCAAGACAATTGTGGAAGTTTTGACAATTTAGTACCTTTATTGTCTGAtgagatttctatattatgctTAGATATGCCAGGACATGGTTTATCTTCTCATTATCCAAAAAGCCAGTACTATTATGTTTACTGGGATGGCATAATTCTACTCAGAAGAATCGTTAAGCATTTTAAATGGAATAAG aTAAAATTACTTGGACATTCCTTGGGAGGAATAATAGCATTTTTATATGCTTCATCTTTTCCCAATGAAGTGGAGTTCATTATCTCTATAGATATTGCAGGCCCTAATGTAAGAAGCGTAACAAAAAGTGCTGCTTTAACCGGTGCTGTAGTTGATAAGTTTTTAATCTATGAAACGCATGATAATGAGAATGTTCCATCCTATACTTATGAAGATGTACTTAATATAGTAGAGGATGCCTATAAAGGTTCTGTAACCAAAGAAAGTGCAATGGTATTAATGAAACGTGGTGTACGACCCTCTTACGATCCCGATCGGTATTGTTTTTCACGAGACACGCGATTGAAG ATTGCTGGATTGGGTGTACCAGATGGTATAGATTTGGCACTTGCATATGCAGCTCGAATAGAATGCGCATACCTTAATATTCGCGCTTCAAATGGATTGAAGTACGACAATCCAAACGCTTATCATCAGATCTTGGATCAAATAAAAGTGGGTTCTAAAAGATTTGAGTACCATGAAGTGGAGGGAACTCACCATGTCCACTTAAATAATCCCGAAAGAATTGCACCTATCATCAACAAATTTCTAAGTACTTAA
- the LOC116432210 gene encoding aryl-hydrocarbon-interacting protein-like 1 isoform X1: MENNDHIAKTVIHAGTKAINFVPGTKVIFHFKTTKCDPEKTVIDDSKVMGRPMELILGKQFKLEVWEVIIQKMALKEVACFKVPKSLVTTYPFVSKTLREVGKKQSEKRTHHCCGVTLQNEGIGYDDLNELIKCPQDLEFTIELTNVVLPDEYEKESWQMTEDEKLKSIPEIKEKGNALFKEKDYEAACNVYAKGIGMLEQLMLAEKPNEEEWLTLNRLKIPLLLNYAQCKLNQKEYYAVIEHCTTILKHDPDNVKALYRRGKAYIGAWDEENATKDLRRAAQLDSALQMTVEKELQAFSAVLKEKNLSDKKQFSKLFK; the protein is encoded by the exons ATGGAAAATAATGATCATATAGCAAAGACTGTCATCCATGCAGGAACAAAAGCAATCAATTTTGTACCTGGAACCAAA gttatttttcattttaaaacaacAAAATGTGATCCTGAAAAGACAGTCATTGATGACAGTAAAGTTATGGGAAGACCAATGGAGCTTATTTTAGGCAAACAGTTTAAACTAGAAGTATGGGAAGTTATTATACAAAAGATGGCATTAAAAGAAGTGGCATGCTTTAAAGTGCCTAAAAGC cTAGTCACAACGTATCCTTTTGTGTCTAAAACATTGAGAGAAGTAGGAAAAAAACAATCAGAAAAACGTACCCACCATTGTTGTGGTGTAACTTTGCAGAATGAAGGAATAGGATACGATGATTTAAATGAACTTATCAAATGTCCTCAAGACTTAGAATTTACAATTg AACTTACTAATGTAGTATTACCGGATGAATATGAAAAAGAATCATGGCAAATGACTGAAGATGAGAAACTGAAAAGTATCCCAGAAATAAAAGAGAAGGGAAAtgcattatttaaagaaaaagactATGAAGCAGCATGTAATGTGTATGCAAAAGGAATTGGAATGTTAGAGCAACTTATGCTTGc TGAGAAACCCAATGAAGAAGAATGGTTGACTTTAAACAGATTGAAGATACCATTACTTTTGAACTATGCACAGTGTAAATTGAatcaaaaagaatattatgCAGTTATAGAACATTGTACTACAATTCTGAAACATGATCCAg atAATGTCAAGGCCTTGTACAGGAGAGGCAAAGCATATATAGGAGCTTGGGATGAAGAGAATGCTACTAAGGATTTAAGAAGAGCAGCACAGTTGGATTCTGCATTGCAAATGACAGTTGAAAAAGAGCTTCAAGCATTTTCTGCAGTTCTTAAAGAAAAAAATCTAAGTGACAAAAAACAATtctcgaaattatttaaatag
- the pelo gene encoding pelota mRNA surveillance and ribosome rescue factor has product MKLVSKFVDKDGEGHVSLVPENTEDMWHTYNIITEGDFVSCSTIRKVQTESSTGSSNSYRVRTTLTICVEGIDFDTQACVLRLKGRNVEENKYVKMGAYHTLDVEQNRKFTITKSNWDSISLERVDTACDPTQNADVAAVVMQEGIAHICLITSNMTIVRAKIDQVIPRKRKGNVSQHEKGLNRFYENIMQGILRHINFDIVKCVILASPGFVKDQYMDYMTQQAIKTDNKVILENKSKFLLVHSSSGFKHSLKEVLAEPAVVSRISDTKAAGEVKALETFYTILQTDPSRAFYGKKHVNKASEAQAIETLLISDKLFRCQDVALRKEYVTLVENVKDSGGDVKIFSSLHVSGEQLEQVTGVAAILRFPMPELEDESDGENDSEEDE; this is encoded by the exons ATGAAGCTTGTGTCAAAATTTGTGGATAAAGATGGGGAAGG gCACGTGTCTCTCGTCCCAGAGAATACAGAAGATATGTGGCATACATATAATATCATTACTGAAGGAGACTTTGTTAGTTGTTCTACAATTAg aaagGTGCAAACAGAATCATCAACTGGTAGTTCCAATAGCTATAGAGTCAGGACTACTCTTACGATTTGTGTAGAAGGCATTGACTTTGATACACAGGCCTGTGTTTTAAGACTGAAAGGTAGAAATGTAGAAGAGAACAAATATGTTAAG ATGGGAGCATATCATACATTGGATGTAGAACAAAATCGAAAATTCACCATCACAAAATCTAACTGGGATTCTATTTCCTTAGAAAGAGTTGATACTGCATGTGATCCTACACAG AATGCAGATGTTGCTGCTGTGGTAATGCAAGAAGGTATAGCTCATATTTGCTTAATAACATCCAATATGACAATAGTACGCGCTAAAATAGATCAAGTTATACCTAGAAAGAGGAAAGGAAATGTTTCACAACATGAAAAGGGTTTAAAtcgattttatgaaaatattatgcaAGGAATTTTGAGAcatataaattttgatattgtGAAATGCGTCATTCTTGCTAGTCCTGGGTTTGTGAAAGACCAATACATGGACTACATGACACAACAAGCTATAAAAACAGATAACAAAGTAATAttggaaaacaaaagtaaattctTGCTTGTTCATTCTAGTTCAGGTTTCAAACACTCTTTAAaag AAGTTTTAGCTGAACCAGCAGTAGTCTCTCGAATCTCTGATACAAAAGCAGCAGGTGAAGTGAAAGCTTTGGAAACATTTTATACAATACTGCAGACTGATCCTTCTAGAGCGTTTTATGGAAAGAAGCATGTGAACAAAGCTAGTGAAGCACAAGCTATCGAAACATTACTCATTTCAGACAAATTATTTAG ATGTCAAGATGTAGCCCTAAGAAAAGAATACGTCACATTAGTAGAAAATGTGAAAGATTCTGGCGGggatgtaaaaatattttcaagtttacATGTATCTGGTGAAC AACTGGAACAAGTAACTGGGGTAGCAGCAATATTACGTTTTCCTATGCCGGAATTAGAAGACGAAAGCGATGGTGAAAACGATTCAGAAGAAGATGAGTGA
- the LOC116432190 gene encoding pescadillo homolog — protein MVVIGKKKYQSGEGAQFMTRKAALKKLQLSLNDFRRLCILKGIYPREPRNRKRAQKGEPGIKTLYHKKDIQFLLHEPIIWKLRDYKIFNKKVAKARALREFSDMRRYLDNHPTLKLDHIVKERYPTFIDALRDLDDCLTLCFLFSTFPSLSHIPRDQSLLCRKLSIEFLHAVIAAKALRKVFVSIKGYYYQAEIKGQTITWIVPHHFCFEPQAKHEVDFKLMAIFVEFYIIMLGFVNYRLYHTLNLYYPPKLTTSENNEKTLVDEEAYVAERISALNVSLVTLDPTVQNAEDDGLDIDQFATDGDATKLEEAKAEAEKVKKLKTLFKGLKIFLNREVPRESLVFVLRCFGADVSWDKLLFVGATFDETDETITHQIVDRPNMTIQYISRYYVQPQWVFDSVNARELLPVEKYLMGCVLPPHLSPFSDSRHDQTYIPPEERALMDHDFKLNDEDSASEEEGNDDEKEEENPQDENEDDEVEVKQEEEKEDDVEEASTTENEKERNRLKKKKEMKVKSGTVTKEDPREKSRQDRQEYRLRERMIKKKHRNLYRSMMKGREERSKEIWLLRKKRRIHDQTEKQQRKEARKKKKAVSAE, from the exons ATGGTTGTAATCGGAAAGAAAaag tATCAGTCTGGAGAAGGAGCGCAGTTTATGACGAGGAAAGCTGCTTTGAAAAAATTACAGCTTTCTTTGAATGATTTTCGTAGGCTATGTATATTAAAAGGTATATACCCAAGAGAACCCCGTAATCGTAAAAGGGCTCAAAAGGGTGAGCCTGGTATCAAGACATTGTATCATAAAaaagatattcaatttttattgcatGAACCAATAATATGGAAACTAAGAGACTACAAG atatttaataaaaaagtgGCGAAAGCTAGAGCATTGAGAGAATTTTCAGATATGAGGAGATATTTAGACAATCATCCCACTTTAAAATTGGATCATATTGTCAAAGAACGCTACCCAACATTTATTGATGCCCTGAGAGATCTGGATGATTGTTTGACGTTATGTTTTTTGTTCAGCACATTTCCATCTCTTAGTCACATACCGAGAGATCAGTCTTTATTATGCAGGAAACTGAGCATAGAATTTTTACATGCTGTAATTGCTGCTAAGGCTCTGCGCAAAGTATTTGTATCAATTAAAGGATATTATTATCAAGCTGAAATTAAAGGTCAAACAATTACTTGGATTGTACCACATCACTTCTGCTTTGAGCCTCAAGCAAAACATGAAGTAGACTTCAAATTGATGGCTATATTTGTGGAATTTTACATTATAATGTTGGGCTTTGTTAATTATAGACTCTATCACACACTTAATTTGTATTATCCTCCAAAACTCACTACTAGTG aaaacaatgaaaagacACTTGTGGACGAAGAGGCATATGTAGCAGAAAGAATAAGTGCATTAAATGTATCACTGGTAACACTTGATCCTACTGTGCAGAATGCAGAAGATGACGGCTTGGATATAGATCAGTTTGCAACT GATGGTGACGCGACGAAGTTGGAGGAGGCCAAGGCAGAAGCAGAGAAAGTTAAAAAGTTGAAAACATTATTCAAaggtctaaaaatatttttgaatagagAAGTGCCGAGAGAATCATTAGTTTTTGTCTTGCGTTGCTTCGGAGCCGATGTATCTTGGGATAAATTACTGTTCGTTGGGGCAACGTTCGACGAAACTGACGAAACAATAACTCACCAGATAGTGGACAGGCCTAACATGACCATACAGTATATTTCCAG GTATTACGTACAACCGCAATGGGTTTTCGACTCTGTTAACGCCAGAGAATTGTTGcctgtagaaaaatatttaatgggCTGCGTTCTTCCGCCTCATCTTTCGCCGTTCTCAGACAGCCGGCACGACCAGACGTACATTCCTCCAGAGGAACGTGCTCTTATGGATCACGATTTCAAACTGAACGATG AAGACAGCGCGTCCGAAGAAGAGGGCAACGACGACGAGAAGGAAGAGGAAAATCCACAAGACGAAAACGAGGACGATGAAGTGGAAGTGAAgcaggaagaagaaaaagaagacgacGTTGAAGAGGCGTCGACAACAGAAAACGAAAAGGAACGAAATCGGTTGAAAAAG AAAAAGGAAATGAAGGTGAAAAGCGGTACAGTGACGAAAGAAGATCCACGAGAAAAAAGCCGACAGGATAGGCAGGAGTACCGGCTCCGAGAGCGAATGATTAAAAAGAAGCACCGCAATCTGTACAGGAGCATGATGAAGGGTCGCGAGGAGAGGTCCAAGGAAATATGGTTGCTCCGGAAGAAGAGGCGCATTCACGATCAAACCGAGAAACAGCAGCGCAAGGAGGcacggaaaaagaagaaagctgTGTCTGCCGaataa
- the LOC116432210 gene encoding aryl-hydrocarbon-interacting protein-like 1 isoform X2: MENNDHIAKTVIHAGTKAINFVPGTKVIFHFKTTKCDPEKTVIDDSKVMGRPMELILGKQFKLEVWEVIIQKMALKEVACFKVPKSLVTTYPFVSKTLREVGKKQSEKRTHHCCGVTLQNEGIGYDDLNELIKCPQDLEFTIELTNVVLPDEYEKESWQMTEDEKLKSIPEIKEKGNALFKEKDYEAACNVYAKGIGMLEQLMLAEKPNEEEWLTLNRLKIPLLLNYAQCKLNQKEYYAVIEHCTTILKHDPGEAKHI, translated from the exons ATGGAAAATAATGATCATATAGCAAAGACTGTCATCCATGCAGGAACAAAAGCAATCAATTTTGTACCTGGAACCAAA gttatttttcattttaaaacaacAAAATGTGATCCTGAAAAGACAGTCATTGATGACAGTAAAGTTATGGGAAGACCAATGGAGCTTATTTTAGGCAAACAGTTTAAACTAGAAGTATGGGAAGTTATTATACAAAAGATGGCATTAAAAGAAGTGGCATGCTTTAAAGTGCCTAAAAGC cTAGTCACAACGTATCCTTTTGTGTCTAAAACATTGAGAGAAGTAGGAAAAAAACAATCAGAAAAACGTACCCACCATTGTTGTGGTGTAACTTTGCAGAATGAAGGAATAGGATACGATGATTTAAATGAACTTATCAAATGTCCTCAAGACTTAGAATTTACAATTg AACTTACTAATGTAGTATTACCGGATGAATATGAAAAAGAATCATGGCAAATGACTGAAGATGAGAAACTGAAAAGTATCCCAGAAATAAAAGAGAAGGGAAAtgcattatttaaagaaaaagactATGAAGCAGCATGTAATGTGTATGCAAAAGGAATTGGAATGTTAGAGCAACTTATGCTTGc TGAGAAACCCAATGAAGAAGAATGGTTGACTTTAAACAGATTGAAGATACCATTACTTTTGAACTATGCACAGTGTAAATTGAatcaaaaagaatattatgCAGTTATAGAACATTGTACTACAATTCTGAAACATGATCCAg GAGAGGCAAAGCATATATAG